A portion of the Manihot esculenta cultivar AM560-2 chromosome 2, M.esculenta_v8, whole genome shotgun sequence genome contains these proteins:
- the LOC122723052 gene encoding zinc finger protein ZAT2-like: MADSPPPPPVPSSSSSSSTTPPSTVQVGPGGSSVGGGSGEGSSQKKRTGGNNNQGGEEGGPKRKKRGEIDTPVSEPVCALCGKKFGSWKGVFGHMRAHPERDWRGAFPPPKGASATMRISNPEIQQQLASTLFALGSETLAKMRQDSITTHGGAGAGAGASSSRAGEIDLNREPREHAGPPSSTTPASTNPPPQGGGSGFDLNLPPPPENADEEDDSKNA; the protein is encoded by the coding sequence ATGGCcgattctcctcctcctcctccggttccttcatcatcatcttcttcttccaccACTCCTCCATCAACAGTTCAGGTTGGTCCTGGAGGGAGTTCCGTTGGTGGAGGGTCAGGAGAGGGTTCTTCTCAGAAGAAGAGAACGGGAGGCAATAATAACCAGGGCGGTGAAGAAGGAGGCCCAAAGCGGAAGAAGAGAGGAGAAATTGATACTCCGGTATCAGAGCCAGTTTGTGCTCTATGTGGAAAGAAATTTGGTTCATGGAAGGGTGTATTTGGACATATGCGAGCCCATCCAGAGAGAGACTGGCGTGGGGCATTTCCCCCGCCGAAAGGAGCCTCAGCAACGATGAGGATTAGTAACCCTGAAATTCAACAGCAACTGGCCTCAACATTATTTGCATTGGGTAGTGAGACCTTGGCCAAGATGAGACAAGACTCCATAACTACTCATGGCGGTGCTGGTGCTGGTGCTGGTGCTTCTTCCAGTAGGGCCGGAGAGATTGATTTGAATAGGGAACCACGAGAACATGCTGGTCCTCCTTCTTCTACTACTCCTGCTTCTACTAATCCACCCCCACAGGGTGGCGGTAGCGGTTTTGATTTGAATCTTCCTCCTCCACCAGAAAATGCTGATGAAGAAGATGATTCTAAGAATGCATGA